A genomic stretch from Shewanella woodyi ATCC 51908 includes:
- a CDS encoding 5-oxoprolinase subunit B family protein — protein MDIKIINESSLIIYFGDEITPENGALVSQACNIILEELSSIVIDYIPSYCSLHLSFDISRFNILSIRTDIQNMLSCQRNIVTIDSGLVIEIPSYYDTEVGLDLNNVAEESGLSINEVIQCHSQVIYQVYAIGFAPGFAYMGNVDKGISLPRKKTPRTKVPKGSIAIAESQTAIYPTESPGGWHVLARTPIELIDFNSENLTPLSVGNRVKFVPINRIEYLKMGGVL, from the coding sequence GTGGATATTAAAATAATAAATGAATCTTCACTTATTATCTATTTTGGAGATGAGATAACACCAGAGAATGGCGCTTTGGTATCACAGGCATGTAACATCATTTTGGAAGAATTATCTTCGATTGTGATTGACTATATACCATCATATTGTTCATTGCATTTAAGCTTTGATATAAGCCGCTTCAATATACTCTCCATTAGAACAGATATACAGAATATGTTGAGTTGCCAGAGAAATATAGTAACCATTGACAGTGGCTTAGTTATTGAAATTCCAAGTTATTATGACACTGAAGTTGGCTTGGATCTTAATAATGTTGCTGAAGAGTCTGGACTCTCTATAAATGAGGTCATTCAGTGCCACAGTCAGGTTATATATCAAGTATACGCAATTGGGTTCGCTCCCGGTTTCGCGTATATGGGGAATGTTGATAAAGGCATTTCATTACCAAGAAAAAAGACTCCAAGAACTAAAGTACCTAAAGGAAGTATCGCTATTGCTGAATCTCAGACGGCAATATATCCAACCGAATCTCCAGGAGGTTGGCATGTTTTAGCTAGAACTCCGATAGAGTTAATTGACTTTAACAGTGAAAACCTTACCCCTTTGAGTGTTGGTAACCGAGTCAAGTTTGTTCCCATTAATAGGATTGAATATCTGAAAATGGGAGGTGTTTTATGA
- a CDS encoding 5-oxoprolinase subunit C family protein produces the protein MSFDIIKCGMLSLLQDYGRYGYQHIGVTSGGPMDEHAFLWANKLLDNVANATQIEVTFGGLVLLATKPTVIAITGADLGAYINKKAVKPWRTYNISVGDTIMFNQPNTGLRSYLAVKGGFHVEPHLGSSATVVREGIGGIERNGVKLEAGDKLKYSPYTNQYFRSVSSHFIPDYSATIELGVIPSYQFDGFSKHQINIFFSSTYEISNQIDRMGYRLKGEPISYDGNGIISEGISMGAVQIPQDGQPIVLLRDRQTIGGYPKIGCVSALDCNLLAQKRSGDTITFKLIDLQHEQGRRCIFNRFFFD, from the coding sequence ATGAGTTTTGACATAATTAAATGCGGTATGTTGTCGCTATTACAAGATTATGGGCGTTACGGGTATCAACACATTGGTGTTACTTCTGGGGGGCCGATGGATGAACATGCTTTTTTATGGGCAAATAAACTATTAGATAATGTTGCTAATGCGACTCAGATTGAAGTTACGTTTGGTGGACTAGTATTGCTTGCGACTAAGCCTACTGTGATTGCGATAACAGGTGCAGATTTAGGTGCTTATATAAATAAGAAAGCGGTAAAACCTTGGAGAACCTATAATATTTCAGTTGGCGATACAATTATGTTTAATCAACCTAATACTGGCTTGCGATCATATCTTGCCGTAAAAGGTGGATTCCACGTAGAGCCTCACCTCGGCAGTTCTGCAACTGTGGTTAGGGAAGGGATTGGTGGTATTGAACGAAATGGGGTGAAGCTTGAGGCTGGTGATAAGCTAAAGTACTCACCTTACACAAATCAATATTTTCGTTCTGTTTCTTCTCATTTTATTCCTGACTACTCAGCGACAATTGAGCTCGGGGTCATACCATCGTATCAATTCGATGGTTTTTCTAAGCATCAAATTAATATTTTCTTTAGTTCTACATATGAAATATCTAATCAAATTGACCGGATGGGTTACCGTTTAAAGGGAGAGCCTATTTCGTATGACGGTAATGGCATTATTTCTGAAGGGATCTCTATGGGGGCGGTGCAAATCCCTCAAGACGGACAGCCAATTGTATTACTTCGTGATAGGCAAACGATTGGTGGATATCCCAAGATAGGCTGTGTTAGTGCTTTAGATTGTAACTTGTTAGCGCAAAAGAGATCTGGGGACACCATCACTTTTAAATTGATTGACCTACAACATGAACAGGGTAGGAGGTGTATCTTCAATAGATTTTTCTTTGATTGA
- a CDS encoding OadG family transporter subunit: MDVYQAIFTALNIMFLGMFCVFTFLGILILAVNSVSYFYSVNYEAALDEPKATTNNNTEVITAIATAIFQYRKSRGIPHNKYN, from the coding sequence ATGGATGTTTATCAGGCAATTTTCACTGCGTTAAATATTATGTTTCTAGGGATGTTCTGTGTATTTACTTTTCTTGGAATATTAATTTTAGCAGTAAATTCAGTTTCGTATTTTTATTCGGTCAATTATGAAGCTGCTTTAGATGAACCTAAGGCAACAACGAATAATAATACGGAAGTTATTACGGCAATTGCTACAGCTATTTTTCAGTATCGGAAATCTCGTGGTATACCACACAATAAATATAACTAA
- a CDS encoding pyruvate carboxylase subunit B, whose protein sequence is MSKRLALTDVVLRDINQLPLTTHFSLEELLPIAEKLDQIGFWSLETWSEATFDSCIRYLGEDPWHRIRELKKAMPNTRQQMSLSGQKLLGYRHYADDVVIKFVEHAHRCGIDIFTLVDEMNDVRNLKVAVESVVKIGGHAQGTICYTSSPAHNLQLWLDMAKGLEEMGCHSIVIKDVGALLNPFDAYELVLGLKKTVNLPISIDCQATEGLSTAVYQKVIEAGVDIINASSFSMGNDRGCAATETVVAMTQGTEYETSLELELLDEVVNYLGEVSQKYKQCEGSSCVTDVRILMSKLPEYMLTDIDNQLKEHSARHMMSEVLQEIPKVRQDLGSLPLVGSSWQIVATQAVLNVLTGERYKTITKETVGVLKGEYGSTAGTKNAELLALVLDGNDEIICRPADLIDNEFEVVKSELEQIARDKHFSLSDPIEEDVLTYALFPQIGLKFLECRNNPVAAKLAVANDTVTTTTPASQAMAVSENYSVRVNGVTYQVEVSSGGAISNIDPVVDSTPTMVPPTTAPVASAAGTPLAAPLAGNIFKVLVKPGQHVATNDVVIIIEAMKMEVEVCALNSGVVSQVQIKEGDSVTVGDILMAIG, encoded by the coding sequence ATGTCTAAGCGTCTTGCTCTTACTGACGTTGTTTTAAGGGATATCAACCAATTACCATTAACGACTCATTTTAGTTTAGAAGAGTTATTACCCATCGCTGAGAAGTTAGATCAAATTGGATTTTGGTCATTAGAAACATGGAGTGAGGCAACGTTTGATTCATGTATTCGCTATTTAGGAGAAGATCCTTGGCATCGAATTCGTGAGCTTAAAAAAGCGATGCCTAATACTCGTCAACAAATGTCGTTATCTGGCCAAAAATTACTTGGTTATCGCCATTATGCCGATGATGTTGTGATTAAGTTTGTTGAGCACGCACACCGCTGCGGTATTGACATATTTACTCTTGTTGATGAGATGAATGATGTTCGAAATTTAAAAGTGGCTGTTGAATCTGTCGTTAAGATAGGTGGCCATGCTCAAGGAACAATCTGTTATACCAGTAGTCCAGCTCATAACCTTCAGTTATGGCTCGATATGGCTAAAGGTTTAGAAGAGATGGGCTGCCACTCAATAGTTATTAAAGATGTAGGTGCTTTGCTAAATCCGTTTGATGCTTATGAGTTAGTTTTAGGCCTTAAAAAAACAGTTAACTTACCCATTTCAATTGATTGTCAGGCCACGGAAGGCTTATCTACTGCAGTTTATCAAAAAGTGATAGAAGCTGGAGTCGATATAATTAATGCTTCCAGTTTTTCAATGGGCAATGATCGTGGTTGCGCTGCAACTGAAACCGTTGTTGCAATGACTCAGGGCACCGAATATGAGACTAGTTTAGAGCTTGAGCTACTTGACGAGGTTGTGAATTACTTAGGTGAAGTGAGCCAGAAATATAAACAATGTGAAGGCTCTAGCTGTGTAACAGACGTGCGGATTTTAATGTCAAAATTACCAGAATATATGTTAACTGATATTGATAATCAGCTTAAAGAACATAGTGCTAGACACATGATGAGTGAAGTTTTACAAGAGATCCCTAAGGTACGTCAAGATTTAGGTTCTCTCCCTTTAGTTGGCTCGTCATGGCAGATTGTTGCTACTCAGGCGGTTTTGAATGTACTAACTGGTGAACGTTACAAGACCATAACCAAAGAAACGGTGGGAGTGCTAAAAGGTGAATATGGTTCGACGGCAGGAACTAAGAATGCAGAGCTCCTCGCACTTGTTTTAGATGGCAATGATGAAATCATCTGTCGTCCTGCGGATCTGATCGATAATGAATTTGAAGTGGTAAAGAGCGAATTGGAACAGATTGCTAGAGATAAACATTTTTCGTTATCAGATCCAATCGAAGAGGATGTACTTACTTATGCTCTATTTCCTCAAATTGGACTTAAATTCTTAGAATGTCGCAATAACCCTGTTGCTGCTAAGCTCGCAGTTGCTAATGATACTGTTACTACCACTACTCCAGCTAGTCAAGCTATGGCAGTTTCAGAGAATTATAGTGTTCGTGTGAATGGGGTGACTTATCAAGTTGAAGTCTCATCCGGTGGAGCAATTAGTAATATCGACCCTGTTGTTGACTCAACACCTACGATGGTTCCCCCAACTACTGCACCCGTTGCTTCAGCTGCTGGAACACCATTGGCTGCGCCACTGGCGGGTAACATCTTCAAAGTGCTGGTTAAGCCTGGGCAACATGTAGCTACTAATGATGTCGTCATCATTATTGAAGCAATGAAAATGGAAGTTGAAGTTTGTGCTCTTAACAGTGGTGTAGTAAGTCAGGTTCAAATCAAAGAGGGTGACAGCGTTACCGTTGGCGATATATTGATGGCAATAGGGTAG
- a CDS encoding sodium ion-translocating decarboxylase subunit beta: MEGLLTLWHDTGLYNFQIGQLIMMFIGGLLLYLAISKRYEPLLLLPIGFGAILANIPMAGFTEEGGLLWYIYHIGIETGVFPLIIFMGVGALTDFGALIANPKVLLLGAAAQFGIFSTLFGAIALNMVPGFEFSLSDAAAIAIIGGADGPTAIFLASRLAPDLLGAIAVAAYSYMALVPLIQPPIMKALTTHEERSIVMEQMRDVSKIEKIIFPLMVLALTVMFLPAATPLVGMFCLGNIMRESGVVDRLSSTAQNELINIVTIFLGLAVGSKLSAEKFLNLETLGILALGAIAFSIGTASGVMMAKLMGRFSRSPINPLIGAAGVSAVPMAARVANRVGLEANPHNFLLMHAMGPNVAGVLGSAVAAGILLAIIG; encoded by the coding sequence ATGGAAGGATTACTTACACTATGGCACGACACTGGATTATATAACTTTCAGATTGGTCAGCTTATCATGATGTTTATTGGCGGGTTATTATTGTATCTAGCAATAAGTAAGCGTTATGAGCCATTACTATTATTGCCCATTGGTTTTGGCGCGATTTTGGCTAATATTCCAATGGCTGGGTTTACTGAAGAAGGCGGACTTCTTTGGTATATCTATCATATCGGAATTGAAACCGGCGTATTTCCGTTGATTATTTTCATGGGCGTTGGTGCGTTGACTGATTTTGGTGCGCTAATTGCCAATCCCAAAGTGTTGCTTTTAGGCGCAGCAGCCCAGTTTGGGATATTTTCGACCTTGTTCGGTGCGATAGCCTTAAATATGGTACCGGGATTTGAATTTAGCTTAAGTGATGCTGCAGCTATCGCCATTATTGGCGGAGCAGATGGTCCTACAGCCATTTTTCTGGCCTCGCGACTGGCACCAGATTTATTAGGTGCTATTGCGGTTGCAGCTTATTCTTACATGGCATTAGTGCCCTTAATCCAACCACCAATAATGAAAGCGTTGACGACTCATGAAGAACGTTCAATTGTGATGGAACAGATGCGGGATGTGTCAAAGATAGAAAAAATAATCTTCCCATTAATGGTGCTTGCTCTAACGGTGATGTTTTTACCTGCAGCCACGCCATTGGTTGGGATGTTCTGTCTTGGAAATATAATGCGAGAGTCAGGTGTCGTCGATCGTCTTAGTAGCACTGCACAAAATGAATTGATTAATATTGTGACCATTTTTCTTGGACTGGCCGTTGGCTCAAAGCTATCGGCTGAAAAATTTCTTAATCTTGAAACTTTAGGGATCCTTGCCCTTGGCGCTATCGCTTTCAGTATAGGTACAGCGTCAGGGGTAATGATGGCGAAGTTGATGGGGCGTTTTTCTCGCTCGCCAATCAACCCATTGATCGGTGCTGCTGGTGTGTCGGCGGTACCTATGGCGGCGCGGGTTGCCAATAGAGTTGGATTAGAGGCCAATCCACATAATTTCCTATTAATGCATGCCATGGGGCCAAATGTTGCTGGTGTACTCGGTTCTGCGGTTGCAGCGGGTATATTGCTGGCAATCATTGGTTGA
- a CDS encoding ABC transporter ATP-binding protein: protein MFKRFESWIDALPAKEAEQPPTGIYAFCRFYTKGFELPLILMSILTAILAVLEVSLFGFMGQLVDLLIAHDPDTLFEKEGKKLLGMTLLILVVIPALVLLHALIVYQGLLGNYPMSIRWLAHRYLLKQSVSFYQNDFAGRIATKVMQTSIAVRDTVTKILDVLVYILVYFISMLVMIANADPRLMAPMFIWLCVYIGIQFLFIPKLKAASTAQADARSTMTGRVVDSYTNIATVKLFAHTQKEAEYAQGSMESFLHTVYRQMRLVTGINVSVQIINYLLVFAIAAISIYLWSHHAITIGAITIAVSLSLRLNGMSQWIMWEISSLFENIGTVADGVNTLSKPTEIQDIENAEKLKVSHGAIDFRQISFHYGEDSGVIEKLDLNIKPGEKVGLVGRSGAGKSTLVNLLMRFYDVEKGTIEIDGQDIKQVQQDSLRANIGMVTQDTSLLHRSIRDNILYGNPEASDEALQSAITNSQSYDFIQSLSDPEGNQGLDAQVGERGVKLSGGQRQRIAIARVLLKNAPILLLDEATSALDSEVEAAIQESLYKLMEGKTVIAIAHRLSTIAAMDRLIVLDQGNIVEQGTHLELIASGGIYAQLWAHQTGGFLGID, encoded by the coding sequence ATGTTCAAACGATTTGAATCATGGATTGATGCCCTGCCCGCCAAAGAGGCTGAACAACCACCAACAGGGATATATGCTTTTTGCCGCTTTTACACGAAAGGGTTTGAGCTTCCACTTATTTTAATGTCGATATTAACGGCAATATTGGCGGTACTTGAGGTCTCTCTATTTGGGTTTATGGGGCAACTTGTTGACCTGTTAATTGCTCACGACCCCGACACTCTATTTGAAAAAGAGGGTAAAAAACTGCTCGGTATGACACTGCTAATATTAGTTGTCATTCCAGCACTCGTATTACTTCATGCACTGATTGTGTATCAAGGTTTGCTAGGCAACTATCCAATGTCTATCAGGTGGTTAGCTCATAGATACTTGCTCAAACAGAGTGTCTCTTTTTATCAAAATGATTTTGCCGGACGTATCGCAACTAAGGTAATGCAGACCTCAATTGCGGTGCGAGATACTGTAACCAAAATCTTAGATGTGCTGGTCTATATCTTAGTCTACTTCATCTCAATGCTTGTCATGATTGCAAATGCAGATCCCCGCCTGATGGCACCTATGTTTATCTGGCTATGTGTCTATATTGGAATACAATTTCTTTTCATTCCTAAGCTTAAAGCCGCCTCAACAGCCCAAGCTGATGCACGTTCTACCATGACAGGAAGAGTCGTTGACAGCTATACCAACATTGCTACCGTCAAACTCTTTGCTCATACCCAAAAAGAGGCTGAATATGCGCAAGGAAGTATGGAAAGCTTTCTTCATACCGTCTACCGCCAGATGCGATTAGTAACGGGCATTAATGTCAGCGTGCAGATCATCAACTACCTGCTTGTTTTTGCGATCGCAGCAATATCAATATACCTATGGAGCCACCACGCTATAACAATTGGCGCCATCACCATAGCGGTCAGTCTTTCACTCAGACTTAATGGCATGTCTCAATGGATCATGTGGGAGATAAGCTCACTGTTTGAAAATATTGGTACTGTCGCTGATGGGGTCAATACATTATCAAAACCCACAGAGATCCAAGATATAGAAAATGCCGAGAAGCTTAAGGTATCACATGGGGCTATCGACTTTAGACAGATAAGTTTTCACTACGGCGAAGATAGCGGCGTCATCGAAAAACTGGATCTCAACATTAAACCTGGAGAAAAAGTAGGTTTAGTTGGCCGCTCTGGCGCAGGGAAATCAACCTTAGTGAACCTGCTAATGCGCTTTTATGATGTAGAAAAAGGGACAATTGAGATTGATGGGCAAGACATTAAGCAGGTACAACAAGACTCACTGCGTGCCAATATAGGTATGGTAACTCAGGATACCTCCCTACTTCACCGCTCAATTCGTGACAATATTCTCTATGGAAATCCAGAGGCTAGCGATGAGGCTCTACAAAGTGCCATCACAAACTCTCAATCATATGACTTTATCCAATCACTAAGCGATCCTGAAGGAAACCAAGGACTCGATGCGCAGGTGGGTGAACGAGGCGTTAAGCTCTCTGGCGGACAGCGCCAGCGTATTGCAATTGCACGGGTTCTTTTAAAGAATGCCCCTATTTTGTTACTCGATGAAGCCACATCAGCGCTGGATTCTGAAGTCGAAGCCGCCATTCAGGAAAGTTTATACAAACTAATGGAGGGAAAAACAGTAATAGCCATAGCACATAGGCTTTCTACTATCGCAGCGATGGATAGGTTAATCGTGTTGGATCAAGGAAATATCGTTGAACAAGGTACCCACTTAGAGTTAATTGCCTCAGGTGGGATCTATGCTCAGCTTTGGGCTCATCAAACTGGTGGTTTCCTAGGTATAGATTAA
- a CDS encoding DNA-3-methyladenine glycosylase 2 family protein, translated as MCSEAEGVLTNESCRRARLARDPRFDGVFFIGVLTTGIFCRSICPATPPKEKNVRYFSTAIEAANAGLRPCLRCRPDSAPGSFAWKGTDTTVERALSLIDDGFLFGDSPGSLESLAQKLGITSRYLRKLFADKVGTSPNKYAQFRQLMFAKQLLHQTDLSMTQVGLAAGFTSIRRFNEVFQQTLALTPSALRKSRGSRQSELSHEGSEIRLSMQFSYRPPLNWQKQLDFYRLRMVEGMEWEADLEGYSRSFQLGDVKGFFEAKHDEVKHRFNVIIHLVDPQALPVLSEVVAQIKRVLDLDADMFQIQTSLSSIGIIKNSIVDGLRLPGTWSAFEAGCRAILGQQVSVVQATKLLNRLVEANGERLTISGREILLFPTPLAIANASLDELKMPGARKAALNAFGTFVSQHPDAPVDDWLNIKGIGPWTVAYAKMRGLSDPNILLCSDLIVKKRVLKRYEALQSSETDLKANLDISYKTITQQLEQSISPWGSYLTFQLWNLE; from the coding sequence ATGTGTTCTGAAGCCGAGGGAGTATTGACGAATGAGTCTTGTCGAAGAGCAAGGTTGGCGAGAGATCCTCGTTTTGATGGTGTTTTTTTTATTGGCGTACTAACGACAGGGATCTTTTGCCGCTCAATTTGCCCGGCAACACCGCCAAAGGAGAAGAATGTTCGCTACTTTTCTACGGCCATAGAGGCTGCCAATGCAGGGCTTAGGCCTTGTTTACGTTGCAGGCCTGACAGTGCACCAGGCTCCTTTGCATGGAAAGGCACTGATACGACGGTTGAACGTGCTTTATCATTAATCGATGACGGCTTTCTTTTTGGTGATAGCCCTGGTTCATTAGAATCATTGGCGCAGAAGCTAGGGATCACCAGCCGATACTTAAGAAAACTCTTTGCCGACAAGGTGGGGACATCTCCAAACAAATATGCACAGTTTCGCCAATTGATGTTTGCTAAACAACTGTTACATCAGACAGATCTGTCGATGACACAAGTTGGACTGGCAGCTGGATTTACTAGTATCAGACGCTTTAATGAAGTTTTTCAGCAAACATTAGCTTTAACCCCTTCCGCCCTGCGTAAAAGCCGCGGCTCGCGCCAAAGCGAATTGAGCCATGAAGGGAGTGAAATACGATTATCTATGCAGTTCTCCTATCGACCACCGCTTAATTGGCAAAAGCAGCTGGATTTTTATCGGTTAAGAATGGTCGAAGGGATGGAGTGGGAAGCTGACTTAGAAGGCTACAGTCGCAGCTTTCAACTTGGAGATGTGAAAGGTTTTTTTGAGGCTAAGCATGATGAAGTGAAGCATAGATTTAATGTCATTATTCATCTAGTCGATCCCCAAGCTTTACCGGTATTGAGTGAGGTGGTCGCGCAAATAAAGCGAGTATTGGATCTCGACGCTGATATGTTTCAAATCCAAACGAGTCTCTCTTCGATTGGAATTATTAAAAACTCGATTGTAGATGGCCTAAGGTTGCCTGGTACCTGGTCTGCATTTGAAGCCGGCTGTAGGGCGATTCTGGGTCAGCAGGTGAGTGTGGTTCAGGCCACTAAATTGCTAAATCGATTAGTAGAGGCAAACGGCGAGCGGCTTACTATTTCAGGAAGAGAGATTCTTCTATTTCCAACTCCTCTAGCAATAGCGAACGCAAGTTTAGATGAGTTAAAAATGCCGGGCGCCAGAAAAGCAGCCCTTAATGCTTTTGGGACGTTTGTTAGTCAACACCCTGACGCACCTGTGGATGACTGGCTTAATATCAAAGGAATAGGACCATGGACAGTGGCCTATGCGAAAATGAGAGGTCTAAGCGATCCTAATATTTTACTCTGTTCAGATCTTATCGTTAAGAAAAGGGTGCTTAAGCGATATGAGGCGTTGCAGAGCTCTGAGACAGATTTAAAGGCAAATCTAGATATTTCTTACAAAACGATCACGCAGCAATTAGAGCAAAGTATCTCTCCTTGGGGGAGTTACTTAACTTTTCAATTATGGAATTTAGAATAA
- a CDS encoding methylated-DNA--[protein]-cysteine S-methyltransferase — MADKHLLTPIADRLVKSPVGVLHIKANSLGISHLGVAKEGVELLKEDGGERFESALQHLSQLEVELQEYFSGTRQEFNVSLAPKGTEFQAQVWQALTELGYGRTCSYGDIAEKIKRPKAVRAVGAANGANPIAIIVPCHRVIGKNGKLTGYAYGLNMKQQLLSLEGESSGS, encoded by the coding sequence ATGGCGGACAAGCACTTACTTACTCCAATAGCAGATAGGTTGGTTAAGAGTCCTGTTGGCGTGTTACACATAAAGGCAAACTCATTAGGCATTAGTCACCTTGGAGTAGCCAAAGAGGGGGTTGAGTTACTCAAGGAGGATGGAGGCGAGCGATTTGAGTCGGCTTTGCAGCATCTTTCTCAACTTGAAGTTGAATTGCAGGAGTACTTTTCAGGGACTCGTCAGGAGTTTAATGTCTCTTTGGCGCCGAAAGGAACAGAGTTTCAAGCTCAAGTATGGCAAGCCTTGACCGAGCTGGGCTACGGCCGTACCTGCAGTTATGGCGATATAGCTGAGAAGATCAAAAGGCCAAAGGCGGTGAGGGCGGTTGGTGCTGCCAATGGAGCTAACCCCATTGCGATTATCGTGCCTTGCCATCGTGTGATTGGCAAAAATGGCAAGTTAACAGGGTATGCTTACGGCTTGAATATGAAACAGCAACTGTTAAGCCTAGAAGGCGAAAGTAGTGGGTCTTAA
- a CDS encoding DEAD/DEAH box helicase has translation MAHSLPCETTNIARFDELGLIPELLQRIAELEYLTPTQIQSQSIPHLLEGKDLLGGANTGSGKTAAFALPILQHLHVGDKPVAKGNMVRALVLVPTRELAKQVAASFKSYAQGLTPKLKVEAVFGGVSVNTQMLALRGGADVLVATPGRLLDLLSSNAIKLSQASHLVLDEADRMLSLGFAEELEKVLALLPKRKQTLLFSATFPEEVKELTDSLLNSPVELHLESTEESTLVQQVYTVNKNRKTALLAHLINERNWRQVLVFASAKNTCNRLEQKLAKAGVSAQVFHSDKSQGSRTRVLDGFKSGEISVLIATDIAARGIDIEKLPVVINYELPRSPSDYMHRIGRSGRAGEAGLALSLISHDEYQHFKLIEKKNKIRLVREQIVGFEADEEAPLDCPSREIKPMAAPEGMGKKKRKKLPKVNAELWGKKS, from the coding sequence ATGGCCCACTCACTTCCTTGTGAAACCACAAACATTGCACGCTTTGACGAATTAGGTTTAATTCCTGAACTTCTTCAACGGATCGCTGAACTTGAGTATTTAACTCCTACACAGATCCAGTCTCAAAGCATCCCTCATCTATTAGAGGGGAAAGATCTTCTTGGCGGTGCAAATACAGGTTCAGGTAAAACGGCTGCTTTTGCTTTACCGATTTTACAGCATCTACATGTTGGCGATAAACCTGTTGCTAAAGGCAACATGGTAAGGGCGCTAGTACTTGTTCCTACTCGAGAGTTAGCTAAGCAGGTCGCGGCAAGTTTTAAAAGTTATGCTCAAGGTTTAACCCCAAAATTGAAAGTTGAAGCTGTATTTGGTGGGGTTTCAGTTAACACTCAGATGTTAGCGCTTCGTGGGGGCGCAGATGTGCTTGTTGCAACCCCTGGTCGTTTGTTAGATTTGCTGTCGAGCAATGCCATTAAACTATCTCAAGCTTCCCATCTGGTGCTGGATGAAGCAGATCGTATGTTAAGTTTAGGCTTTGCTGAAGAGTTAGAGAAAGTTTTAGCTCTCCTGCCTAAACGCAAGCAAACCTTACTCTTTTCTGCAACTTTTCCTGAAGAAGTAAAAGAGCTGACTGATAGTCTGCTTAATTCACCTGTTGAGCTTCATTTAGAAAGCACGGAGGAGAGCACCTTAGTGCAGCAGGTTTATACCGTTAATAAAAACCGTAAAACCGCTCTTTTAGCTCATCTGATTAACGAGCGAAACTGGCGTCAGGTATTGGTGTTTGCCAGTGCCAAGAATACCTGTAATCGTCTGGAGCAAAAACTGGCGAAAGCGGGGGTTAGCGCACAAGTTTTCCATAGTGATAAATCTCAAGGCAGTAGAACACGAGTGTTAGATGGATTTAAAAGTGGCGAGATAAGCGTATTGATTGCTACTGATATTGCAGCCCGTGGTATCGACATTGAAAAGCTTCCCGTTGTTATCAATTATGAATTGCCAAGAAGCCCATCTGATTACATGCACCGCATAGGGCGTAGTGGTCGAGCTGGTGAAGCTGGATTAGCGCTGTCTTTAATATCACATGATGAATATCAGCATTTCAAGTTAATAGAAAAGAAGAACAAGATTAGGTTGGTTCGTGAGCAGATTGTCGGCTTTGAAGCGGATGAAGAAGCGCCATTAGATTGCCCATCAAGAGAGATTAAGCCTATGGCCGCACCAGAGGGGATGGGTAAGAAAAAAAGAAAAAAACTACCTAAAGTCAATGCTGAACTATGGGGTAAGAAATCTTAA
- a CDS encoding phosphatase domain-containing protein codes for MQHLFWLVEDKVAGRSGPNKDMWDLNEIKSAGIGAILSVNGGEDCDLAAIKQAELAYACIPFSSNIPPTEDDLGICVEQLPKALAFIRDCEAKDLPVLIHCRSGKDRTGLLMAYYLMENGAAPLHAVSQVRAVRDIAFSAEGWDQFAFDVLYALQD; via the coding sequence ATGCAGCATCTATTTTGGTTAGTCGAAGACAAAGTTGCTGGACGCAGTGGGCCTAATAAGGATATGTGGGATCTGAATGAGATTAAATCCGCTGGTATTGGCGCGATACTTTCAGTCAATGGTGGTGAAGATTGTGATTTAGCCGCGATTAAGCAGGCTGAGCTTGCTTATGCTTGTATTCCGTTTTCGAGTAATATTCCTCCGACAGAAGATGATTTAGGTATTTGTGTTGAGCAACTGCCTAAAGCATTAGCGTTCATTAGGGACTGTGAAGCTAAAGACTTGCCGGTGTTGATCCATTGTCGCTCTGGAAAGGATAGAACAGGGCTCTTAATGGCTTACTATTTAATGGAGAATGGCGCAGCACCTTTGCATGCAGTGAGCCAAGTTCGCGCTGTTAGGGATATCGCTTTTAGTGCTGAAGGTTGGGATCAGTTTGCTTTTGATGTGCTCTATGCACTGCAAGATTAA